GTGGAATGTATTGGCTGGTTAAGGCTTTATTCCAGCCCTTTGGCACTCCCCGTCTGCTTAAGCTGTGTCGGGATTCTCCCGGGTTCCGACTAGTGTGTTGGCAATTGCCATCATTGGTATAAGGCTCTTCTTCGTCTATTGATGCGTATATATTGTCCTTGTGAGGGTTATGTATGGATCTAAGCCCCGCTTTTGGTCGAAAAGTTTCTAATTCGACAGGGGCAGTTGATCGCTGATTACCAGGCATGGGACTCTTACGAGACTGACTATCTGGTCTCTTATTAGAATCACTAATTCTCTGGTGGAGTTCAGAAAGGACAGCTCCCGGTAATCCTCCAGCCTTAGGTCCAGAGGTTGGACTATACATCACCGACGGCTGGTCACTGTCTTTGCCAAATGGATTAGGTAGAGGGGCAGGGGAGTCCGTATGACGTTTATGTGACCGTCTTTCGTTCGAGTGATCAGAGTACGTTTCTCTGTGGCCATTGCGTAGGTATTCAGGTTCATGTGAATAAACTTTAGTATTGGATGATATGCCAGATTTTTCAAGGTGTGGGACGTCGTCTCGCTTTTGTAAACTAGGATAAGACTGATCAGTACCTCTTATGTTCTTATCTAAATAATGGCGACCCTTGGATTGGCCCTTTCCGTTAGCACGTTTATCTCGAAGACGTTCTGAAGATTGACCAGCATTTCTACGAGTTAAAGATTCGCTCTTATTCCCACGAAATAGTCCACGTAATTCTCGCGAATCAGAGATGTCAGTAAGTGCGCCTTCGCTGGACCCAGAAGCCACATCTGGACACAAGTCTCCTCCAGTGGAGCCCCGTAGACTACTAGTTGTTGACTCCACGTGAACGGCTTCTTTAGGGAACTCTGCGAGGCTCAATTCATCTTCTGCAAATTCATCTTCACTTCCAATTACTCGAGCTTCCGTTTCGCTATCCTCGATGTCTGAATCACCACTGCGAGCATCACCCTTTTCTTCGGAGCCTCCAGAAACCTCTTCATATATAGGATTAAAGTGTTCTTTGCTTTTGTTTGACTTCAAACTCCCCATTTGTTTACTTGAGAAGGTAAAGTTGGTATGGGAGAACTGAGGTTGTGAGAAGCCGCCATATTTGACATCCAGAAGCTGCTAATAACAAACGAGACAAAAAACTGTCAAAATTACTAGTAAAGCAAATGTAAATATACTAACaagcattttaaattattttaagagctTAAAACTCAATACTGAAAAAATCATGTggaatatttgaaacaatattttctttattttttgataatgcTACAAAATACCCAAAGTGTTAAAATATCTGTTGGAACATTAATACAAGAAAAAGATAATGACATTTTCAGCTACGACATAAAATACGTTTGATATCTGATGttattttcaaagtaaagaaCTTCAAACTGAAGTTACTACTGAAAATGTTGTTTAATTTCAtccttatattaataaaataaactgtaatttaaCTACTGTTCCCTTTTACAATAAACTTCTGCAAACGTTTGCGAAAATTCTATAGTCTAAGATCTTGGCCAATGATTCATATAACTTTGAAAAACAATTCAAACATCTATAGCTACTAACGTTCATAAATctgattttacatttattttattaacaatgttataatattttcaaatatttattgaataaagaAACGCAATGATTCACATAATTAAATCTCGTGTATTTATCAATACTTTAGagtcttataattttttttttacttttattttatctaaattttacGATGCCTTAGATCTGAAGACTAACATTTCATACAAATGTTTTATGGGTTACGATATTTAAATATCCTAATATCTATTAAGTATATTGGTATACAAAACGTATAAACCAATCTTTATTAGGTAACGGTATTCATTACAAAACCAGATGAAGAATAGTCCTTGTCTGGTATCAGCTGTTATCAAACAGCTACGCGggaatttaaaatatcatatgaaGTGAGAGACAACACTCTTTATGTTAATAGTTTCGTAACAGCTCAACAATCGCTTAGGGAAGAGTATTTTTATAAGTGtcattaacttgtttgtttgtctcaGCACACAGTTCCAAAATGAGCTATCTCGTTCTGTTCATCATGGGAAATCGAGCCGTCGATTTTAATATTCCAAGTGGGTAAACTTAATGCTGACCTACTCTGGTTCATTAAACTCTGTCTTAATAAAAATTGAGCGCTGAAGCTAAGAGTAATGATTTCCACCAAGTATTCTTTTATTTTCGTACGACTGAATAGTGATTAGACTTAACATATACTCTAAAGATCCTTTAAGTATCATTTTGTAGTCATATGAtcttatatacaattttattatatatacgtgtgtgtgttattttgCTTTAGGTATTTGTTTACATAACGTAGAAACAAGAAACTGTGCATAAGGGCTCCTTTATTTGGAAGTCTTCTGCTTGAGAAGGAGGGATAAAATAGGCCAAGAAATATAGTGTACATTTCCATCTTTTTTACATACTTTTGATTTCCTTCACCTAGAGTTTGTGAGCTCctttacagtgatttttttttctttttttgcatagTAGCTTGACACTGTACGGTGGTGTTTTCTTTTAAGATTTTGTCGTTGAATGAAAATATATACTAAATACTCTTAAATGTGGGACGTTTTCActttaattattcttttgttttgaatttaaagacaTAAATACTTAGTTAAATGAATCAATTATTACCTTTCACAAGGTAGAGGATGCAATTAATATCTAATGAAGTCATTAGGGACttaataacaataagaaataacaaagaataatattatttaacatttttacttcatcaGGTGCCATCAGCTAGTATATTAatctaaagttgttttattttgtttaattatattaatcgAACAATATTTTGGAGAGAAAAAAACAAGCAGTCCGATAGAAATAAAGATTGTAAAGTGAAATCAAACAACACGACCGTGTAGTACtaaatgtttatgatatttttgtgtttaacaagtGACCTTAGGGTGAGTAAGACGAGTCATTGTTTTCTACCTTCGAAAGATATAGATAACTAGCTATTGGAAGGAAATAACGTATACACATTAAGctgttacattatattaaataaagttcaatatttacaataatactaGAAGTCGTAGTTCAGATTAATGTTTCACacattactatttataatctattaATGATATATTCTGGCAAATCATATTTCAACAATGAAAAAAGTTACTTGTAtgactgtaacaatattattaaaaacatattaatgatTGATGCTGGCACACCATTTTTCAGTAAGTAAAAGGTTGTTTGTATGgctgtaacaatatttttaataacctaTTAATAACAGAGTCTGGCAAATCATATTTCAACAATGAAAAAAGTTACTTGTAtgactgtaacaatattattgaaaacatattaATGATTGATGCTGGCACACCATTTTTCAGTAAGTAAAAGGTTGTTTGTATGgctgtaacaatatttttaataacctaTTAATAACAGAGTCTGGCAAATCATATTTCAACAATGAAAAAAGTTACTTGTAtgactgtaacaatattattaaaaacatattaatgatTGATGCTGGCACACCATTTTTCAGTAAGTAAAAGGTTGTTTGTATGgctgtaacaatatttttaataacctaTTAATAACAGAGTCTGGCAAATCATATTTCAGCGTGGAGGAAAGTTGTGTGTATGGCTTATCACtgtttacaaacttaaacatatatttaaacttgtttaaaatacaGGTAATACAAACACAAGATCAATGTATAATGAAAAATGGATAAGTAGCATGTCGGGAAACTTAACTTGTTGGACTTCTAATTTCTAAGCTTGTCTTATTCGCAGCCACTCTTAGCACACACCCACCCAAAggccaggttgttaagacactcgactcgtacgtaatccaagggtcgcgagttcgaatccccgtgaatcctttcagccgtgagggcgttataatatacggtcaatcccactattcgttggtaaaaagagtagcccaagagttggcggtgggtggtgatgacgagctgtatttcctctggtcttacactgctaaattagggacggctagcgcagatagccctcgagtagctttgcatgaaattaaaaaaaagcaaaaaccaaaaatataacttctaatttcaaaaaacatttcttttaaataggcccggcatggccaggtgggttagggcgttcgactcgtaacctgagggtcgcgggttcgaatcccggtcgcaccaaacatgctcgccctttcaagtgtgggggcattataatgtgacagtcaatcccactattcgttggtaaaagaataacccaagagttggcagtgggtagtgatgactagctggcgcAAAATTCCAACTAAACCAAAAACcccaaaagaaaattaaaataattgtgtcCTCTGATGAGAAAGCAAGTTccgatatttgtttgtttttgttgttgttttttacttttcccaccaaaatttgtattttcagtaaagaaataaaaataaattcgtGATTATGTAAAGGCCCAATCTATTCTTCAATTTGCTTCTGTCTAAAGTAATTAGATTATTTGTGGTGCGTAAAGGACTATACATCAAAGCCTACACGTTCCGATATTGGCGGAGACGTCATCATGATTATTGTACAATCATATTATAAATCTTGACCAATCAGAAGCGGCTTTACTGATTGAGATAATCCAGTTTCAGTGGGGTTTTAATATTCATTCAAAGGTACTCTCTGATGTATTCTACATAACTAGATAATAAGTCAGAAATTACCCCTCTAGGCTGTAACCGGTTTAGCTTAAAGTCATACCAATACATTAAAGTATCGTCCTGTACTTTGTTTTATGTCAGATTAAAACCAAAGAGTAGTTTGAGGACACATTGATCATTAAAATACCCAGGAAAACCAAATGACCACAAAGTGAAAGTTGATGAGGCTGTCATCAGCCTCGAAAACATGAGAGCTAAGTGACTTGGTCTTTAATAACGTCTTTTTTCCAATTCCAAGGCTTTATTAACATTCCAGTACTTTTTTATtcgattttaaataatttcattttcttaatgCGTTCCAATGGCATACGAATCTTAATCTACCATTCTTACGAGTAAGTCATTAGTTTGTCTGTTAGTTGTTCTCCATTCATTAGTTATTGTATAACTAAACCAAAAGACCGATACTTTATTGTATCAATATGATTACTTCATAGTCATAGAGGGATAATTTTTGACTTGTTATGTAGTTGTATGGAATGAATCGGAAAGTACCTCTTTCATCGAAAGTTAGAAACTTACTGTTACTGGTCTACCCAGTCAGATATGCTATTTCTAATTGGCCATAAATTCTCATCTGGTTTTATGAAAGCCTTCATACTGTCACCATCTGTGTCAAAACTTGTTCCATCACCAGATCAAACCACATGAGCTAGGTCGTGGGTCCTAACAGTGAGTATGTCTggataacattatttttagtgAGTTATTCATTGTAATCATTAAATCGTATTCGCAAATAGAGCTTGAACGTTAGTAATTAAAATACGATTAACTGCTAGTGATGTTGAAGAGATATAACAATTAAACGACAATAACTAAATATTACCAATAAGGAACAATTAACTAAGCAGCCTCCTCGGTTCAAAGAAGAATATACTGGATCCAGATGGATTAACGAATATAACTGCGTCTGTAAAGGGTGCTATCTAGACGTCAGAGGTCATAGACCAAACGCGTTTATAGTCTCTCAATTAAACTGCTGAAGTAAACTTACAAATTCTATAAAGGCTCaccaaacataattttattcaataaagtAAAGAATTGGGTATTAATTGCATCACTGGACTTAGAAGAAGTATCATCATAACATCAGAAACACAGCTTACTTCAATAGGAGTTAGGGTTTGGGTGTTCAGTCCAACATGGTGGTGAGTGGGTATCCGGGTAGGATGATGACCAATCAGTACGTCATCGTACGTCACTCCATTAGAACTGGGGATACCACACGGAGGTTGGTGTTCACTTTTACAAGGAAGAAAATTCTGGACTTTCCTCTTGTGCCTATATGAAAGACAGAGAAAGAAATTATATCTAAAATACAgactgaaaagaaagaaatatattatgtagataatcaaacaacaacaaaaataatttttttacataatcGAAACAAGCACTTGAAATAACATGCCCAAAATTAATATACAGCTTTAAAAAGTTAGTATACTTTTTATACAGTCTACAAACATCATCTGtctgtttatctgtttattcATATCTATAAATCAAATATTACTAGCTGCCACTTTTGTATGAAATGTTGATTTACGCATACAgaatatacagtttaaaatatataagcaCGTGCACGCATCCAATCGAACGCATAGGCTTACTCGCATATAACTCCAATGAAAAAATCTCATCATATTGGAGCACATGCCTTCACATTACACGTTAGTCGGCGAGCTTTGCATACTGAATGATGAAGGGAAGTTATCGTTTGACGTGTACAATTCATCAAGCCAAAACTACAAACTTCCATCGTGACTGTGGTCGTTACACGAAAGACACAATGGCGCCTCGTGGAGGATGAAAGTGCAACCACACGtacattaattcattaaaaagCTGGAGTGCGATTCTCAATTTTTATAAGGCATATAGAATGTCTGGTAATGCTTAATGTTTTTACATTCGCAAACTCACTTTGTTAAGTCACGTCCCATAGCTTATTAGTTCCATAGCAGGAAACAAACAGTAAGCTACagagaaacagaaatataaaactgggTACGCTTATGCATACCGTAACATGTGCTTTTAAAATACCTTATACCACATCCAAACTTTCTCTTGTCATATAAGTGGGTATCCTGTAACATGTGGTTTTGAATTGCCTTGTACCATATTAAAACCTTCTTCAATATACCTGTGTACACTTGGATATACTGTAACATGTGGTTTTGAAATGCCTTGTACCATATTAAAACCTTCTTCAATATACCTGTGTACACTTGGATATACTGTAACATGTGGTGTTGAAATGCCTTGTACCATATTAAAACCTTCTTCAATATACCTGTGTACACTTGGATATACTGTAACATGTGGATTTGAAATGCCTTGTACCATATTAAAACCTTCTTCAATATACCTGTGTACACTTGGATATACTGTAACTTGTGGTTTTGAAATGCCTTGTACCACATCCAAATTTCCTTTTAATATAACTCTATATGCTGTGAAATGTGGTTTTGAAGTGCCTTTTTCCATAtacagactttttttttcaatataaatgaGTGTGCTCTGGTATACTGTAACATGTGGCTTTGAAATACCTTGTGTCGTATCAAAACTCTTTTTAACATAACTAGATAACCGTAACATGTGCTCTTTAAACACCTTGTACCTCACATCTCCAAACtctatttataatacttattcaaaaaataatatttacaaaaatgtcAAGTTGAACTCAAGGGCAAAAATTTCCATTCTCCTAAAACAAAGCTGCATAGCTTATATTTTCATTCCATTTCGGTGGATTGTTCATGTAGAATATGAAAAACGAAATGAACATCTTTGTTTTCCACAAAATGATAGCCGGAAATAATTCCTTCTGTCATAAAATGAGTTTTAACATCTGTTCAAAAAATaggcggactgtttgaattgcgcgactccagttagtttcaggggaatccgcttggtgtcgctaggtttgcacagatcagatgattacgacgccatttcccgattgcagatatcttcatttgtgtattagctacgcggttttaagtgaagtgcgattttttcgtttggcggatttcagaatgaatgacctgaaggagcaacgacttcctgtgaaattttgtgttaaacttggaaaatctgcgactgaaacttttgctatgcttaacacggcttacggtgatgttgttatgaagcgtacggcatgtttcaagtggcatgaacgttttaaggatggtcgacagtccattgaagatgatgagcgtcctggacgtccttccacgtcaactgacgacccacacgtcgacaaaatcaacaccctggtgcgggcaaatcaacgtctgactgtcagggagcttgctgaagaatgTGGGATATCAATTGGATCTTGCTACGAGATTTTgacagaaaaattgaagatgcaccacgttgctgcgaaatttgtgcctcagaactcgtgagtttttggccaaacactcgatcactgttctcccccccccctactcacctgaccttgctccttgcgattttttcttgttccacaaactcaaaagacccttgaaaggaagaagatttgagacgattcccgagattaaggcaaatgcgacgaaggagctggaggacattacaaaagaagcgtaccacgactgtttcaacaagtggaaacaccgttgggataagtgtgtgcgttgggaaggagagtactttgatgggggcccagacctgtaacttctgaataaagtacattttgttttatgacgtcagtccgcgtattttttgaacagccctcgtattaatatttttctgcttacacatatcaatttatatttctcGAGTGAACAATGTGTTATGCTTCTAATTCGCAATGTCGGTGTAATTACTTACAGCTTAATTAAATCTTTGTTAGATATTGAAAGACTTGCAAACTTCCCTGATGATCAAGTGTTAGGACTTTTCTCTTAGTTTGACATTTTTTAATccgatatttatttttattttttttgaataggtaagagtttgtttgttttttaattttgcacaaagctactcgagagctatctgtgctagccgtccctaatttagcagtgtaagacgagagggaaggcagctagtcatcatcacccaccgccaactcttgggctactcttttacaaacgaatagtgggattgaccgtcacattataacgcccccacggctgaaagggcgagcatgtttggcgcaatggggatgcgagccagcgaccctcagattacgagtcgcacccttTAACACGGAATAGGCAAGAGAGTTGCAATCGAGATATTCTAAAAGTTCAAACCCTCTTTTGAATGATAGTTTATGTACTGTAAAACTGTTAATtcaatcataaaaataaatgagTGTTTGGAACTATGTCTTTACtaacattttgaatattattatcaaaataaccAATTCTGTTTACTGCGTGATCTGCTTTGCGCATAGTTACATTCAAACAAAAATCGTAGGTACATAACTACTGAGAAATACAAACATATTGATATAAAAACACGTATGTGTGAGAAATGTTGAACAGTTTTCGTGAATctcacatgtgtgtgtgtttccagcACTTCACGTTATTATTCATTCCTCCCATATTtctgtcattttatttttcacataaccAACTTCCATTCAGTTCATGAAATTCAGTACTTCCCGTTCTCTATGCTGTCAAATCAAGGCGATGCCTATCTGTCATGTGACCAAGTCACATATATAGGCCTAACAGCCACCAAACAGTAGAGcacaacaataaattaatagaCTCGCACACGCGCGTTTTCCCTTCCACTGTGACGTTAAGCGCTGCTGACACGCAAAAGGCCAATTGGTTTATATTGAAAAATTACTAGTGTCACAGCATGATGCTCTAGTCTTTCGTAAAACACCTCTTTCCATTGTCCCATGATTAGACCTTTCGAAAGGAAATTTGATAGTTTGTGTGTGGAaagtagaatataatataatatacattacTGATTTTAGGCTTATATCCTTCTGGCGCAGCTATAAAGCCATAAATCATATAcctaaaaaatagaatattttattgcaCTTGGAAAACAAATGACTCTTTTCAATTAGCATGCTTAAGTAACGAAACATGTCAGTTATTTTCAAAGTAGTTAAACTTAAGTTCCTTCGTAAATGACAAATGCTTGTTTTAAATGCACCACAAAaattccttattattttctatacttactggcttatgtttttaatattctatataaatGTCTCGTTTCACCCAATCTGTTTCGCTGAGTTCAAGGGGTTTATTTTACTGATAGACACCCCCTTTACAAATTGAAAACGTTACACCTTAtccataattatttaatttaaaaaaatgtattgtaatGTCAGTTACAATCTGGTCTTTAAAACCTTTGTCCATAGAATAAGCTCCTAACTTACCACGTGGTTATTTCTCTTGTGACCTTATTAAAATAGAAGTTTAACGTCAGTAATTCTTATGGTATACAATGCTCTAGCTGCAACATTTAAAGTAGAAATGTGttgaatattatattacaataaggATATTCTTTACAAGTCCTCTACAAGTTTCCACTAAGAAGAGTGCATTACTAAAGATTTTTCACCGCTGtcaatgaattattaatatcaGAACTCATAGATACGTCATTTGGGCTACAGCCTTAGTTAATATACAGTATCGGTTGTGCTAGCTAGTGAAGAAAGGTGGTATTTATACTCTTTAGGATCCTGACCGTGATGTAACATCACTCACACAATATTACTGTGTTTTGCTTCACATGCCAAGACGTTCTACGTCCCAAGTATTTCAGTTATGACTACACTGTAAACCAATTAACCTGATAAGTCTGGAAGTTAATAGAATAATTCATCAGTAGTACCATATAACAAAACATGCATATTGGTCCAATAATGTGACTTAATTCATTATTAACGTTATTGTTGAACGGTAACCATGTACTTTACGGTTACGTTTACTCGAATCAGATCATATTTAATCCACGATATCAGTTAATGTACTtatgatgtaaataaaataaattaacattttgctGCTATTAGTGCTAGATATATAATATAGAACTTATGATACTTTTTACATATAATGATAAACTGGTGTAATAAATCAATATCTTGATATGTTGAAGGCacttagattttgaaaatatggCTGATAAACAAACACATCGTTCATATATAGTCCTGTTTCAAAGATAAATCTCTTTCTaagataatttacaataaaaacctTGAGGAACACTTTTCTTGCTTATTCGATATGAGAGAcactagttttttttatttatcgatATTTgtagtaatgaaaatattttcagtatatttctGATATTAACTTAAACCATGAATTTACCTGTACTACCTCCTGCGTTAATTGGCACctttcatatttatatgtataattatctATTGCCTATTGTTGACACTATCTACTTTTTTACCCACAGCTAACTATTACAATACATTTATATACTTCCTGCTTAATGATAGTTAAGCTctgcatttaaatatattttatataaatattccaaCATGTGTCGTTCGTTTTTTATATGTGAGATGGCGCCATATCTCAAGATGCAAGCATGTAGTAAAACTAGTTTCACTACGGGGCATAATTATATTAACAACGTATCAAAATGAAGCAACATGTATCGAAATTAATTTTGATTGAAGTATTTCACGTATTTTAATGCAATGTTAATCATGTTTTAACACAATGTTATAATTACAGATGAAAAAATAAGGGAAGGAATAGGCTTGCAAGTTTCTGACGTTTGGTCTTTCCAGAcgagttatatttatttttgaatctcgcacaaagctactcgagagctatctgtgctagccgtccctaatttagcagtgtaagactagagggaaggcagctagtcatcaccacccacctccaacttttgggctattcttttaccaacgaatagtgggattaaccatcacattataacgcccccacggctgaaagggcgagcacactattcgaacccgcgaccctcagattacgagccgaacgccttaacccatctggccatgccaggcctcgacAGGTTATAATTCCATCAAATGTAAATTAGATTTCTTATCATATTTTAGTAGGCGGTTACAACTAAATTCTTccgtttaaactttatttatatagtgttatagataaaacaaaatagttaacCAATCAAGttgattaaaatacaagaaaaatataacacaaataaaagaCATAAACGAAACTAAGGTCTTTTAATCCAACCTGTTCACGAAGTTAAAACAATCATCGAACAAATTTGTGTTCAAGTTCAACGGATTATGTTTCTCATTAAATGTTTAGCCTTTGTGGTGGGAGGGAAGAAGTGCTTATATTCCAGTGTAAACTATCTTTTAACAATAGGCATTACTAAATCTACGAATTTccaatttgtttaatttgtattatttatgaCATGATG
This genomic window from Tachypleus tridentatus isolate NWPU-2018 chromosome 10, ASM421037v1, whole genome shotgun sequence contains:
- the LOC143229635 gene encoding uncharacterized protein LOC143229635 isoform X2 gives rise to the protein MDPENNGYIDLNPYWTGEDEQYDNCDCPGPPPPQFVIPLPPASPSFQLCHGQNSDLQYCDVRPLGAEYTHPTFPSLPVIAVCSSVVLVAILVVSFLLWKHKRKVQNFLPCKSEHQPPCGIPSSNGVTYDDVLIGHHPTRIPTHHHVGLNTQTLTPIELLDVKYGGFSQPQFSHTNFTFSSKQMGSLKSNKSKEHFNPIYEEVSGGSEEKGDARSGDSDIEDSETEARVIGSEDEFAEDELSLAEFPKEAVHVESTTSSLRGSTGGDLCPDVASGSSEGALTDISDSRELRGLFRGNKSESLTRRNAGQSSERLRDKRANGKGQSKGRHYLDKNIRGTDQSYPSLQKRDDVPHLEKSGISSNTKVYSHEPEYLRNGHRETYSDHSNERRSHKRHTDSPAPLPNPFGKDSDQPSVMYSPTSGPKAGGLPGAVLSELHQRISDSNKRPDSQSRKSPMPGNQRSTAPVELETFRPKAGLRSIHNPHKDNIYASIDEEEPYTNDGNCQHTSRNPGESRHSLSRRGVPKGWNKALTSQYIPPILSTEEQEPYGDIRPVNDSRTIGT
- the LOC143229635 gene encoding uncharacterized protein LOC143229635 isoform X1; translated protein: MDPENNGYIDLNPYWTGEDEQYDNCDCPGPPPPQFVIPLPPASPSFQLCHGQNSDLQYCDVRPLGAEYTHPTFPSLPVIAVCSSVVLVAILVVSFLLWKHKRKVQNFLPCKSEHQPPCGIPSSNGVTYDDVLIGHHPTRIPTHHHVGLNTQTLTPIEQLLDVKYGGFSQPQFSHTNFTFSSKQMGSLKSNKSKEHFNPIYEEVSGGSEEKGDARSGDSDIEDSETEARVIGSEDEFAEDELSLAEFPKEAVHVESTTSSLRGSTGGDLCPDVASGSSEGALTDISDSRELRGLFRGNKSESLTRRNAGQSSERLRDKRANGKGQSKGRHYLDKNIRGTDQSYPSLQKRDDVPHLEKSGISSNTKVYSHEPEYLRNGHRETYSDHSNERRSHKRHTDSPAPLPNPFGKDSDQPSVMYSPTSGPKAGGLPGAVLSELHQRISDSNKRPDSQSRKSPMPGNQRSTAPVELETFRPKAGLRSIHNPHKDNIYASIDEEEPYTNDGNCQHTSRNPGESRHSLSRRGVPKGWNKALTSQYIPPILSTEEQEPYGDIRPVNDSRTIGT